One genomic region from Arthrobacter sp. YN encodes:
- a CDS encoding MIP/aquaporin family protein yields the protein MSLGIVFLSEVFGTMMLTLLGCGVVANVALKGTKGNNAGFLMVTWGWGIAVFAGVFVAAKSGAHLNPAVTLGLLVNQKAEYAPGVPVDFASTLTYFGAELLGAFLGAVVCWLAYKQHFDEEPLAANKLGTFSTGPAIRSTPWNLVTEIIGTFVLVFVILTFGGTPSGLGPLAVALLVVGIGVSLGGPTGYAINPARDLGPRIAHALLPIKGKGSSDWAYSWIPIVGPLVGGALAGVVALWVPDIMPAIAG from the coding sequence ATGTCTCTTGGAATTGTTTTCCTTTCCGAAGTATTCGGAACCATGATGCTGACCCTGTTGGGTTGCGGCGTCGTGGCAAACGTTGCGCTCAAAGGCACCAAGGGCAACAACGCTGGATTCTTGATGGTGACGTGGGGCTGGGGTATTGCGGTCTTCGCGGGCGTTTTCGTGGCTGCAAAGTCGGGTGCACACCTGAACCCGGCCGTGACGTTGGGCCTGCTGGTCAACCAGAAAGCAGAATACGCCCCCGGCGTTCCCGTGGATTTCGCGTCCACCCTGACGTACTTCGGCGCTGAACTGCTGGGCGCCTTCCTGGGTGCGGTTGTCTGCTGGCTCGCGTACAAGCAGCACTTCGATGAAGAACCCCTGGCAGCCAACAAGCTGGGTACTTTCTCCACCGGTCCCGCCATCCGTTCCACCCCGTGGAACCTCGTCACCGAAATCATCGGCACGTTCGTCCTGGTCTTCGTCATCCTGACCTTCGGCGGCACCCCCTCAGGACTCGGCCCGCTGGCTGTTGCACTGCTCGTTGTTGGTATCGGCGTTTCCCTGGGTGGCCCCACCGGCTACGCCATCAACCCTGCTCGTGACCTCGGCCCCCGCATCGCGCACGCTCTCCTTCCCATCAAGGGCAAGGGCAGCAGCGACTGGGCCTACTCCTGGATCCCCATTGTTGGACCGCTGGTTGGCGGCGCACTTGCGGGCGTCGTAGCTCTGTGGGTTCCCGACATCATGCCTGCGATCGCCGGCTGA